The genomic window AATGACCAACCTAACCGTCTGattatttcatttcgaaatagAGGTTGTGTGCATTAGGTTTTAAAGTAAAATTCCCGGAACATTAATTTCACAAGGCTTGTCATAACAAACCTTTCATTACGTTATTCACAGCATGTTTTTACTTTTGTCCTATACGCTATCCACTTAGACGGAAAGTCGCACTTGTACGTctcatgttgttcaaaatagTTCGGAAGGGACTACCCTTTATACAAAGGGTACAGAGATTATCTACTCCACATAGTTCCTCCTTTGGTGGTGAGGGAGATTCAGTCAAAGAGCTACTTCGAGGAGCCTCTTCGCCAGATGAACGGATATTCTCTGAAAATCAGGAGCcttttttgtcaaatacatATGTCGACTCTGGAAGGAAAGATAATTCCATAGATGAAAGCAAGAGTCGTAAGCCATAGTAAGGAGGCGTGTTATAATAATTagcctataattaattatatcattttattcctTCTTACTAGTGAAGAGGATCACAGTCATAACTCCTCTATACTTTTTCCTGGTCAAGGAATGCAGTATCCTGGTATGGGATCAATCCTTTTTGACAAAGAAAAGGAAGTTCCCATTATCGGCTctctttttgatagagcctCTCACTTATTGaactatgatttaaaaaaactgtgtCTTGAGGCTTCTCAGGAAGAGCTCGATAAAACAGTTCATTGTCAGCCAGCCACGTTTGTTTCTTCTCTTGCGTCTGTAGAGTATTTATATTCCACCTCTCCAGACTCTGTTAGAAATTGTATTTCCACTGCTGGATTCAGTGTTGGAGAACTAGCTGCCCTTGTTTTTAGTGGAGCCATTTCTTTTGAGGACGGTAAGGTCAGCTCTATTTTGTAATTAACAAACTATTTATGATGATAATACTTTTGATTAGGCGTTCGTCTAGTCAAAGTTCGAGCAGAAGAAATGCAGAGATGCTCAGAAATAGAGGAGAGTGGGATGATGACGGTATTTTATGGGGCAAATAATGAAGTTGGACTTGCGCTCAAAGTTGCCCAGAAATGGTTGAAAGAAAAGCACGATATAAAAAAGCCAGTTGTGACCATTGCCAACTATCTGTATTCCCAGTCCAAAGTTATAGCAGGCCATAAAAAGgtaatataacattatatattgttcttttatttaatcaaatcattAATTACAGGCCTTAGACTTTATCGATGCCAACAAAGAAGACTTTAAAATACGCAAAACCAAAAGAATTCCAGTTTCAGGAGCTTTTCATACTACTTTAATGCAGGACGCTTTACCTCTATTTAAAGAACAATTAGCTCAGACTCAAATCCATGTGCCTAAAATACCCGTATTTGCAAATATAGATGGGCAAATATACTCAAGTCCAAATGACATTCGCAAAAAATTGCCGAAGCAAATAATTTCTCCTGTTAAATGGGAGCAAACAATCAACTCCATGTATAAATACACAAATCCCGAACATATCCCCAGTGTCATTGAGTGCGGACCTGGTAAGTCTCTTTCATACATATTACGTAAAATCAACGGAAAAATCGCTAGGAAAGCATCAAATGTTTCGGTTTAATGGTTTGtcacatttttgaatttacttattgaagtattattaaattatttaagaatttttttattaataaatatttttttcattgagactattgtattaaaacaaagaattaattaattacattattattcatcTTTCTCTTTTTCCTCTGTGATTTCAACAACCTCTTCCCCTCCGAATAACTTTGggaaaactttttcatttgCAATCTCGTAGGGTTTAGCTACATTTAATCCAAATAAGGGGCCTACCTTCATGGCAATCATAAGACCAACTGAGCCAATATACGCCAAATCTCCGGGGAAAACAATATTGGCAATTGTTGCAAGGAGAACGTACTTAGTTGTAGTAGAGGGATTTAGGGTCTCAATTCCCTCAGAGACTTTCCCTGACATTCTAACTAGTCGAGCAAATGGTTTCATAAAGCCAGATCCGTTCCCTTTGACTACTGGAATCAAAATTAGagcaaaaatgtttcttttaaacTCCTTCTTGGCAAAACGGATTCCTCCTAATATTTTCTTGGGATAGTATAATCCTTTTATTACATAAAGAGGAACTTTAACACCAAATTTCTTGCTAAGCTCATATGCAGGCTCAACATAAAAGACAAGGTACCAAATCTATTGAAATATtagataattatgattttatatagACAATCCAACACAAATAAGAGATCTAATTATTAAACAGTTACCATGGATgccatgattatttttgatccatCTTCCATTGCATCCAAGGCTGCTTCTCCAGCAATAGGCCCTAAAAGTATTCCTCCTGCAAAGCAGACCATCATAGATGATAACCAAAGACTGAATGGATGCTTCCTTGGTATGTTTTTGAAGTCCTCTTCTGACATATCATTTCGTTCCCCTTGTATACAAAGAATAAAGTGAACAAGATCAAAGACATGACTATAATTTTTGGGTAAATCGTAGAGAAGATCCGCCACGAACTCCATTTTTGTAGTATTGAAACAAGTCCCTTTCTTCGCACCTTGTTTttgacaattatataatatataaattagctCAGTAGTCACTTTTGCTTTCTGAAGTCATTCTTTTCCTTAACTGGAGACAAGCCAAATCGAATCTTgtgacattttaaaatttttttttattattaggacCAATTTTAGGGATAAAACAATTAGGGtgttacttttgtttttaaatacgatttattcttaatattacaaaatataaatgaatatttgttaaaagataATCATTCTATTGAGATTTCAAGTAATTGTAATCGCATATAAAAtggataagaaaatattatgagaTCATCAAAGTTTATCTACTATAAATCACTgtacgtaaaaataaaaagatgatatTGAACaccttatttgtattttaagtcAATTGAGGTCAAATAATGACTATGcgactaatatttataaaaattaattattcccgTGTCACGGatttgaatgaatttataaggcatatatttatttaaacaaaattaccacgttgatttttttaaattttttttatgtacaatattcaATAGATAATGATCGGTTCTTTCCAATGGCatcaataacaaattttaattcccaaagacttttttattagtattttaaaaagaggaGTCTGAAGATAATATTCACGTTTCGACTCAATACATGATTTCcagacaatatatattaatataatgaagCCAATATTTAACTGATTGTAATAAACAGagtaaagtttttgtaaaatcGGAAATAGTTACAAGGCAGGCAGAAAGTCCGCCTTGAATTTCAGATGTTCAGAACTCTTGCCTTCTCTGCATCAAATGAAATCAAGCTAATTAGATATATATCTAACGTTGGTTATGATTTGATCCGAATCTGTGACATTGGGTATAAAAttctcttcctttttattaagttttttatggaattacCCATATTTGAGAGAAAAATGAACGcacagtcaattttttttaattgaaaaagtatacaaaaattaaagctAATAATACTCAGAATGAAAGACtttaatattactaattatttctGAAGTAGAATAATGTCCTTTTTCCGTACTTGAGTAGATTTAGATTTACAATGAAACTTTCTGTAGTGAAGTCCGAAGTTAACAACTCTTTTATGACAAATTCTACAGACAGGCGAGTCTTTTAAATGAAAACGATTTTGATGTCGCTCAAGACTCCTCACTCGTGAAAAGACTTGTCCACAGTCCCCACAAGTGAAGGATCCGCGAAGACCTTcgtggatttctttttttatgattgctCAAATTTCGTTCATTACTAAAGTcctggaagaaaaataaaataatttatttaactattaactAACAAAAAGagacaatttaataattactttgCCACAGAGATCACATATCGGGAAGGAGGCACAAAGGAGATCCTTTTGAGGTACGTTGTTTAAAACACCAACACAGCGGCTAAGAATATCCTCAGCGTGAAGTTCTTCTTCTGCCACTTCAACATCATCGAAATCTGTCATAGACTCTACGGATTGTGTCATTTTGGTTAAAAGATGCGGCAACTTTACTCATTAAATCAACTAAATTGATCCGTCGAATCAATAGCCCTATGAAATTACAGATTATTTATGTGTTCGTTGTTATAAAAGGAGGTTCTGTGATTCTATATAATATTACGCCATTCgtgatttgattttttagttattattattattacgacaataaaataaaaatcacgcAACCTGGGAGAAATGATTTTTGATGACTTGAAAGTTAAAGCGGTTTTGTTATAGAAATATCAGTATATGGAggaatatttcaatttgaaagtgAGGCTATTTAAAGTGTAATCTTATATAGACACGAATTCGAAGTTGATGTTTGATTATAATAAGCTTAATTCATCAAATACACTAATCAacacaataattgtttttttgagcATTTGAAGTAAGGCATTTTGAAgctttaattatacaaaaaagctcaaaatttcCCAGggatttgaaatcattttttgcaaaaagtagaAAGGTTGATTTATCACCTTATGCTACCATAGTATGGCatcaaataaagacaaaaacaatAGTAGCCatataattgttcaaaattcatcttcaaaagatgtatttttttgtacaggttgcgtgatttatCATGTTATTCTCCactcataataatataactcaTGGATTTTACAAAATCGAAGGAAGAGGTTGCgtggtttaaaataaaataatagtgataatacaaaaattttaaactcttCCTGGAAGAGCAATAGAAAAATCTCGCAACCTGCTATAAATATCCATATCAGTATAAGCTAAATTGAAGGtgatatatagttataaaagggtaaattgagcaatttaaataactatataacaCAATTATTTGTAATACTTACTTTAGGAAACCCTTCAATTTTATATACGTGTAGGATTTTACTAAGAATATATGTAGCCATAATATACATGTAATAAGGAGAGCATGGTAGATAATAGTAGCTATATAATTTGATCATAATTGACATTAGATAATTATTGAtcattaaaaatgcatttttttttcttaggttTTAGCTTGGTTTAGTATATGATTCTCCTCTTCAGAATATCACTGATTGAAGTTATATGGATAGAGAGGTTGTGTGACTTAAAATGACATGACGTCTGACTGACCAATCAGATCCATGGAACTcccaattctttattttttctctcaactcttttttatatgataaaaacagTCTAGTGTTTGAACTTGAAAATTCTAAGTGCAATACtaattacaaattgaaaatgAGTGATGAAGGAGAGTCCTCCTTTGGCCTGGAACTAATCATCTTTGCCCATTCCCAATATTTTACACGTAAGGCGGATGCATTAACATGTTTGGTTCATTGGAAGCTATTGACGGAGGGGCGACTTCGTTGTGTGGGCACGGGAGAAGTGTTTTCCGTCTCTTCCTCCTCCAACGAATATCCTCCATCTGAGATCCTTCGACAAGAGGCGTTCTTTAAGGGGAAGTCGGAGAATTGCGGAGGAGTGTCTGTGAAATATCGAGGGATTGGAGATGAAAAAGCCTCTAAATATCTCTTAAAGATGACAGAGTTGGATGAAGAGACAATTGTACTCAATCTCATTCGGATCTCGGACGAAAAAGTCATCACTCTTAAATTCGATCCCAATAAAATCATTTCAGACTCTTTTAATAGTGTAACAAATGATGTGTCTGAGATTTTTCTTGGGCAAAAGGACTTGATTTCAAAGATTCAAAAGGAAATCGTTGATGTTCTATTTCCCAAAGAGCCTAAAGCAACAGCCGCCTCTTCCAAAGTGGATAAAGGGGTTGGAGATGAAGAACGGGGGCTTTTCTAGACCCATTGTTCATCCTATTCATGTTCCACCACGTATTCCAAGGTTATTTCAATTAACTTTTCTTATTTCATGAGTCTAGTGGGTCTGCTCGGACTTGTAAGGCATCAATTCACCTGCTCTAATAATAGAGTTTGTCTGTGGTCTCTGGGTCAAGCTAAGACGGGGTTGCCGAttgggaggggggagggaggttttttctatacccaaaacacctCCACTGTTTTTTAAAGCTCAAAGAGACTAGATAaagggttgagttataaattaaaaagtgactggcgtctcaaaaaacaaatatacgaATAAGAAcgctttctaaatttattcaaaatcaaaaaagttatgggcaaaataagaaatcggtgaaaattgcactttcgtttttgtttgtttttttcagttgggaaaaaacaatgaattttcAATAGAATATTGCATTTGTTGGAGAGAAAAAGTTTGTAGTAATTCATCtggaaatttgacaaataaaagatgatgtttaactaaaatatttatccttttctgaataatttttcaattttttctctttttgtcaTCAAACgccatttgaaaatttttaagaagaaatgctaCAAAACTAtgcattttctacaaataacattatatttcaacggtacaaaataatattttcaatttctggaacattttattacataatttttgcaatatttgaaaaaatgaaacagttatcgaaagttaatttttgaacgacattattctccttaactttttgtttttgcaactaaaaaaatattgatagatttgtgtttctctttataataccaataaatgttttttagtacttttttttttttttgtaaaacagttttcttcaattttcttCGGGAAAtttgatttggcaatttttttacaaaaatataaaatgtacttctcatctagacaaattttttcatgcatgTTATTTGAAgcttataaaactttaaaaattataatactcgCCCGCAACCAAGGGCTTTAAACGTTAAGAAGTAATAACATTAACAATGGCGtatgtgatttcccgctccctccttaGCCCGGGCAATATTGGGTAGCTCTCTCCTagtgtaaatataaatgttgtcctcttttctttgtttaaaaaaacacccattaattagattcaaatagtcgAATGTATATCTGTACCTAAAAAAAGAGGCCTGTGATATcggaagtttttattttcatagtattttttatataggtatatgtctgactatttaaatctaataaattattttttctctataaaattaTGACAAACGGCTTTTTCAAGTTATGTTATGTCATTGCTGTAATTTCTCAATTCTTCTACCTCATTTGTAACGGGCTCGCTTGAGCCTTTGCTTACAGGTTTCCAGTATTATATGCCAGGTAATCAAACAAACAGActaactttgctttataaatagaTAAGAATAAGGAGTGGTGGAGTAACAGGGAATTCATGCCCCTCACTCTTGCGATGAGCGTATAATAGAACGGCTAAAGTTAGGCGCCTCTACAACTTTTGTTGTCCtataaaatattccatattagaaaaataattataaacttaatgaaatcatccttttaaaaatttcaaattagtcTCCAAGGGGCgccaaactatattttaatggaGGCGCCTAATCGAAAGAAGATTTGAATCTGAATTTCCCTAACCAAgagttaatttctttttattaattaaatatgccTTACGTAGAGATGCTAAAATTTACAAGGTCTCTACTGTGAAATTTGTGCCACTGAGTCCAAACACGGAAtgataattatcttttttgaagCCGTAGGTGAACAATTTACCAAAAGCATTTTGCTTGTGTAGATGTCCGGTTTTATGTAAGACAAATGGCACATATTAAAAGTccacttaaatataaatttgattttaaattcacgagagacaaaatgtattttcaaaaaaaaaagaagatcaatgacactttatttttaagtttattaaattccaaatattaatacCCCTCCCTAAGCTAAACGTCcccttttttggaaatcaaaatatgatctTTTAGTATATCaacattgattgatttattattattcgttGAGCATCACTAaatatgtgaatatttttttagtcacttGTTTGAATGGACTTAAGCTCATTAGCCcatcttcatttatatatttttcatggtCGGTCATTTGAGCAAATCTCATTTCCGCCACACTTCTTTTCTTGACAACATCATTTAAACGACTTTTTCATATAGTAAACATTTTAAGATATTTGATTAATCATTTCATATACTTCTTCTATTTCAATCACTATTTGTATACTATTaggaaataaaagtattttataaaagttcttattatatatctaataaaaaagtaagtatcttataatgtttattttatgaaaaagtcgCTCCTGAGATGAGAATTGCTGAAAGatttcatacatttatataagcACTTGAAGCATTTTCATCatctcaattaattatttttcaattcaagAAAACGTTTGTTCGTACAAAGTCTCGGAGCAACATGAAGAGGAATCATTTATTAGTATTGCTCTATGAATCATGATCAAatttatttcgtattttttggccaaatgtaTTTTGGTACATTGTCCTGAAAGCGAAAAAGACATATTCTAATCGATGTGAAggccaattgtttttttagtttgaatatTGTGTGTGCAAAGTCATCGCAGATTTGAAACTCCTTTAATTTACTATGAAAATAGCACcaacaaattatttcaattaccTCTTATTGACCCAAATTCTtgattatgttgttttttttgcaaatttaattagGTTATATACTCAATCACCCTTAAATATCATAATAccataaactaaaaatataatgttctaTGTCTATTGTTAAAAGAAACTTGTGTGAAAGTGATATATACGCTCGAGTTCTTAGTAATCATCACGGGGGTTTTATTACGATAATATGTTTAAACTGCATATaggaatattttcttaatatctaTCTTCTTAATTGACAGTATTATGATACGtcttaattaagtaaatacTCTGTTCAGTCCAGATttggtttttcattttatgactTTTAGTAATTAGATCCACCATTTACAAGTGAAATGAATGCAAGTTTAGTTTAGAGTGAAGTATATCTTCGTAAAAAATGATATGGTCTATTCGGACTATTATTGTGCCTCTTAATAATCtccaaaattaatgaatatgacacaaatttactttttgttagGATCTTTAATCAagctaaaaatgaaatatgagtGAGATACGAATCTAGAATTCTTATTAGGACGACTAATCTGTTAATACTTATTTAGGAATATTTTAGTTGACCTATACCTATAcacctataaaaattaaatcaaaaccTCTTTCTTATTCGTTATGTCAGTTTAAAGGGGTGGCACTGCACCCTTGGGATTGTATAAGATACCTTCCATCTTATAAAAATCTGATCACTGAACCCacatataaaacttattaatgaGTTGTGTCATTAattctattcttttttgtagACGTCCATACCCAGATATCATTGATCCCCCTTCTTTCGGACATGGAGATTTAGAGCCTTTTTCTCGTGATGACGGGGGTATGTTAATGGACCCATTTGGAGGTGCTGGTATAGGAAGAAGACGAAATCCTGATCTACCAAACTTTGACCCTCCCTTCCCTGGTATGAGAGGTAGAGGAGGCGGAGGTTTCCCACATTCGAGAGACATGTTTTAATGGAAGTTGGAGTTGATGAATGAACaactaattacaaataatatttgaatattaaaaatgttttatttttccattattctgttaatataattaatgaatatatgaatacttcattataaataaataaatttattgttattaagtatgttcatattataattgtagAGTAATTTTAAgcagggacgtccgcagggtGTGGGCTGCAAAGgatgtagccccctcccccccaaaaaaaaaaaaaaaaagaataaatacaggAACTTAGcctttttactaaaaagttcaatatttgattttttttttcaaaaagttaaattttctatCAATAACTATGgatctttcaaatttttcaaaaatattccaaaaaccaaccaattctgtggacgcccctgtaatgTCAcgtaattttatacatttgaaaaaaagaagctaaTTAAGTCATTTACcactataaatttaattatgataataataagatattgcTGTTGTTATTCAAAGAGAATATCATTCATTTCTAACGAAATATTTTGTGAGCAATAATAGACCGCTAATTTTGCAAGGCCTCAtcacatttttataaactaattacACACACATTGCCTGCCCCAATAGGTGGTTGGTGGTAAGGAGGGGTGTAGcgagctttcatcatttggggaaGGGCTTAGCCAAATTCAGGAGTGTCTGCAGGAGGTGGCTGAAGACCCacctaaaaaaagttcaattctTTAAGAACAactgtgggtttttgaattttttgttggaaaagtGTTTAAAGAATCCATAGCTTTTGacggaaaattaatttttttagaaaaacatttcaaaaatccgtagctattcacaaaaaattaaattttttagatttaatatttcaaatatgctTCATAATTTGCCGGAATTACtctttatttatgaaacaaaatcgTACAAGCCTTTATTTTCGCCCAAACTTCTTTCACCCTGACCAAAATAAAATCTAGTAAAACcagaaattctttttttttttacgaccCTGAATAACCAATGCTGTAATTCCATAATGCATTTAAAGGCAATTAAATTGCAACTGGAACAATGAGCtcatacaagttgcaactcgtacagaacttaaatgtatgatttaaaacaaaattgggTGAGAGAGAGAGTATTCTTTTACTTTTGAGGCCCCCCAAACAAGAGGCAAACGACGCCACTGGTGGTGACTATaaggaaaggaagaaaaaaaacacacgagtacaaataatataattgattaattattcgtattattattgatattattaattaaagtattcatCAAATGCGTACGTACTGttcctcataaaataaaaagtgtgtGTGAGAGAGAGAAAACCGGgaaaattcaaattgattttttttgaacatgtcatttctatatatgtatataatataattgtttttttttaaatcttttgtgTTACTACAAAGGAAGAACAGGATGTAAGTAAGAAGTGTAtgtaatagtataaaaataagtttataaattaagagATCCGTTTATGAGCTgtaggataatattttttgtaggttttttttttgttgacattttttgaataataattatatattttgtttaaagcaATCTAATATTCAGTcctcataatttttgatttatcgGCGTTTGCTTGGAGTTGTTTGTGGTGGCGTGTACTCCGAATGCTTTAAGAGTGAGTTTGGTGATCCTTGATGTCTCTTTCTGCACGCATCGTTGTTGTTCCTGACACGACATTATCatacaattaacaaaaattttgatttttaaaaagatataatatatatatatatgaatacacATGAAAGCTATAGAAATAATTCAAGAGATGTCCTCCCTCCTGCTGTcgtaatatttatagaaaaatatatgtatttatttattcgacGACTTAATGAACGCCGCGTCATCATCCAAATATTAATGAACC from Lepeophtheirus salmonis chromosome 1, UVic_Lsal_1.4, whole genome shotgun sequence includes these protein-coding regions:
- the beg gene encoding probable malonyl-CoA-acyl carrier protein transacylase, mitochondrial; translated protein: MLFKIVRKGLPFIQRVQRLSTPHSSSFGGEGDSVKELLRGASSPDERIFSENQEPFLSNTYVDSGRKDNSIDESKSRKPYEEDHSHNSSILFPGQGMQYPGMGSILFDKEKEVPIIGSLFDRASHLLNYDLKKLCLEASQEELDKTVHCQPATFVSSLASVEYLYSTSPDSVRNCISTAGFSVGELAALVFSGAISFEDGVRLVKVRAEEMQRCSEIEESGMMTVFYGANNEVGLALKVAQKWLKEKHDIKKPVVTIANYLYSQSKVIAGHKKALDFIDANKEDFKIRKTKRIPVSGAFHTTLMQDALPLFKEQLAQTQIHVPKIPVFANIDGQIYSSPNDIRKKLPKQIISPVKWEQTINSMYKYTNPEHIPSVIECGPGKSLSYILRKINGKIARKASNVSV
- the LOC121132038 gene encoding trimeric intracellular cation channel type 1B.2, with the translated sequence MEFVADLLYDLPKNYSHVFDLVHFILCIQGERNDMSEEDFKNIPRKHPFSLWLSSMMVCFAGGILLGPIAGEAALDAMEDGSKIIMASMIWYLVFYVEPAYELSKKFGVKVPLYVIKGLYYPKKILGGIRFAKKEFKRNIFALILIPVVKGNGSGFMKPFARLVRMSGKVSEGIETLNPSTTTKYVLLATIANIVFPGDLAYIGSVGLMIAMKVGPLFGLNVAKPYEIANEKVFPKLFGGEEVVEITEEKEKDE
- the PI31 gene encoding proteasome inhibitor PI31 subunit, with translation MSDEGESSFGLELIIFAHSQYFTRKADALTCLVHWKLLTEGRLRCVGTGEVFSVSSSSNEYPPSEILRQEAFFKGKSENCGGVSVKYRGIGDEKASKYLLKMTELDEETIVLNLIRISDEKVITLKFDPNKIISDSFNSVTNDVSEIFLGQKDLISKIQKEIVDVLFPKEPKATAASSKVDKGVGDEERGLF